The Paenibacillus pabuli DNA segment GGTATTCCCCGCTACGTCAAAAGACTTTGTCCTGCCGGGTGCCAGTGGCATGAAATACGTGCTGCCTCCCGTCGGTTGATGATCGCAGGAGGCCAAAATGTGATTAAACATCGTACGCTCGTAATAATCCATATATTCCGTTGCCGGATGATACACAAACAACTCCTTCGTCAATTTCAGCATGTTGTACGAGGCGCAAGTTTCCGCGGTTCTATCGCTGAGATACTCTCCAATTCTGCCTGGCTGCCGGAACATTTCGCCTTCTCCCGTGCCGCCGATCGAATAGATATGAGCGCCCGTAACGGCCTCCCAAAAAAAACGAGACATGTCGTAATACACCTTCTCCCCGGTAGACTGGAATATTTTCAGGGCGCCGATGACCTGAGGGATATGCTGGTTGGCATGGAGGCCGCCAAGGGCGTCAATACCCGCGCGCAGCGGCACAAACAGACGATCGTTGTCAAACAGGTTGGCCGCCGCCAAATGTTCGGGCTTATGTGTTATGGAGTATAACTCGGCAAGCGATTCGTTCATGCCACCAAATTCGCCGGCGATGTACATGCCCCACATCGTTTTGAGCACGGGGTTAGGGAGCCTGTTCAAACGGTGATACACCCAGTCGCCGAGCTGATCAGCGATCGTCAGCGCCGTACGAATTCCCAAATGGCGGTAGCAGTCCAGCAACCCGGCAAAGATCTTGTGCAGGGTGTAGTAAGGAGCCCATATTTCCGGATAGCGGGTAAACTTCTCCAACTGGTCAAATTGCTCCTCTGTATAACCGCTGAGGAATCCGGCATGAATCCCGTCTCGGCCTGCAAAAGCCTGCTGGCATTCTTCCAGCGAAGCGATCATGTACTCCGCCTTCCGCTTGATATCCCCATCCCCCGAAACCGCATAGCACAATGCCAACGCGGAAAGATAGTGCCCGGTCGTATGCCCCCTCAGCAAGCAGTCGGGCGAATCCCAACCGGTCATTTCCGGAGCTCCGCGCGTATCCAGTCCGGCGGCAGCCCGGAAATTATATAACATCTGGTCGTCATTGACATTCCTCAAAAAGACCAGGCTTCTGTCCTGAGCCGCTTTAAAGACGGTCCCGTCCTTCAGCGCCACCGCATCAGCGGGAAAGCCGTGCACGGCAGGAGTGGTGTCCATCGTTTCCCGTTCAAGCTGTCCGGCTGCTATCCAAACTTCCGCACTTATCGGAATCGCCGTGTCTTTCAGGACCCCTTTAAACATGATAGGACCGAGCTCATTAACAATGCATGCCTCCTCCTGTTCCCAATCCACCGCATGGGAAATGATCTCGCCCTCGGTCGTTTCGACCACGGCGACCGTCGGCAAATAAAACGGCCTCCCCTTTTCCTCTTTCAGCAGTATCGGATAAATCCGTGACACCCGAATTTGGTTCTTTTCCTCTAAAATAGTCACTTCAAAGACTTTTTCCTTGATGCAATCGCCATATCGAAACGTTGCGCGCAGCGGAACCGTGCGTTTGCCAATGCCGTATTTCGGCCGGGTTACCGTGCCGTCGTCATGGAGAAAGCGGGAATCCCCTGATGTCCAGTTGATTTTTGAGCCGTATTTCCCTTCCAGGGGCAAGCGGAGATCGAATTCCACCGTGGCCAGATTGCCTAAATACAGCATTTCCATATCCTTGGTTACGATGCTTTCATCCTCTTTAACTGAAACCATGTCATGCCCCCCTATTCGCTTGCGGATGTTCCAATCACCTTCCACTGTTGAATGCCTGTGGATGTCGTTGCCTTGGCCTTCATGGTTAGGCGGATTTTCGTCGTTGTTACCGGATCGAAGGAGGTCACATTATACTGATCCGGAAGAACGCCATATTCGGAAGGATTCGACACCTTCACCCAATCGGTTCCCGTCCAATACTGGATGTAAAACGACGCTGGCAGATCGATCCCGTCATGATCGGCAAACCAGTATACCTCGCTTGACGAGAGGGTAAACGGCCGGTCAAAGTCATACTGCACCCACTGCTCGGTCCCACGAGTATCCCAGTTCCCGTAAATCGGGTGTCCCCTGTCCGCCGAGCTTGTCGGCTCGGATTCGTCATTTAGTCCCACCAGGCTTTCCCAAGGCGAGACGTAGGAGGCCGTAATGTTCCCTTCAACCGCTACGTTTGGATTTACCGGTCCCGGCGGTTCGACAACGGGCGGAGATGGTTTATCCGCGGCAAGAGCAGCGATATCGGCCGCAAGCAGCGCACGCGAATAGAGCTTGATTTCATCGAGACTTCCGGCAAAATAATGTTCGTTCGTCCCGGACTTTCCGATATACTTGTTCGCTCCATTCAGAAAGGATCGGATGCTGCCTGGATTCACATCCGAGGTCCTGGCCAGCTCATCCCCATCCAGGTAAAGGATTGCCGTGCTTCCGGATACGGTGACCGCCGCATGATGCCATTGTCCGGACGTTACGCCGCTGCCAAAAACGTTCACGGCTCCCGTCCCCTGTGGGCCCGGTGCCGTCAAGCGTAACGTTCCGCCAGCTTCGATGGATAACGCCATGGATTTGCCTGGGGATGTGCCAAAATCGAAAATGCGCAAGTTGGCTGCGTTTCCGGAGGATGAGGTATCCGGACTCCCGGCCACGTTTACCCATGCAGAGAATGTGAAGTCGTGTGCTCCTTTCAGCATCCGATCCGGAAGCTTCATGTAGCTTGACGAGCCGTTCAGTCCCAATCCTCCGCCTCTTGCGCCGTCCGTCCAGGAAGCATGATAAACGGCAGCATCACGGCCTGCACCGGAATAATCCAGAGCGATACCGGAATCCTCGGCCTGTTCTTCATCAAATAAGTAACTTCCGGCCAGCTCTCCCTGACCGACATTTAATGTGAATTCCTTTTGAACCGGGGCACTCTTCTCGTCATAATCCCGGAGTTGTACCGTAAACCTGTAGCTGCCTTTGGCCTCACCGGATACTTTTCCCTCAATCTTGCCCGTAAAACGGTCCAACGTCAGTCCTTCCGGCAGCGTCCCCCCTGCAATATTCCAATCATAGAAAGGAACTCCGCCTTCCGCCTGCAGCTTCAGCTCATAATTCTGTCCTGGCTTAGCATTGGGAACCGGGGTGTTTTTAATGGCCGGGCTAAGGAAAGGCGTCAGTGTATGATTCAATTTCCAGCCCGCTTTTTCCGCAATCAACAGCGTCAGTTTGGTCAGCATCCAGCGCTTGTTGTGAAAGAGATGCGTACGGCCACCATTCTGGCCGCTGATCCGGTCCCAGTATTGCGGTTCCCCAGGAATATGGTAGGTGTCATCCAGCGGAACCGGAACCCCTTGGTACGCAACGATATTGTCCGATGTTCCTCCGCTGCGTTTATAGGCAGCCATCCCTCTCCAGCTGTGGGAAAATGCAAGCGCATGCCCGAATTCGTGCATGATGAGTCCGTACACGTCTGTAGAGGTGTCGGACATCTCCGTCAGGTACCATTCCTCATCATCCAGCGAGCTAAACGGCGTTGCAGTATCGTAAAAGTCCAGAATGGTGAGAAGCGAACGATGAATTCTGTCGGGAACCGTCACCCCGTTACGCTTATGATATTTCCCGTTGTCGGATGCTCCGCCAGTGGAATAAGGCTCGTTAAGCCCTCTGAGGTAGATCCACATTCCGTTGTAAGGCTCATTATTGGTCACGGAGATATGCCCGTCAAAGTTATCCTGCGGCAGTCGGGTGACTTCCGAAATCGCCGGGACGGTATCGAAGGGCTCCATATCAAAGAAGTAAAACCAATCCTTGATTGCCTGCTCACTGGCGTTTCGGATCGACGGATCGCTGAAATATGGCTGGATCGTATCATATCTATAATCAAATTTCAGCGGCAGGCTCGGCTCTCTGTCATCATCCTGGTCCCATACACGAATCGGAGTGGTTTGTTTTTGGACATTGCCATTGGCATCCGTGACCGTGAGCTCCAGCGTATAATGTTCGATTTCACCGTTGCCTCCGATTCGGTCGGGATGAATTTCGAGCAGAAAGTGCTTGCTTTCGCCGGTATTTTGAAACGTCAGCGTCTTTGCCGCCCCTGTCTCGCTCAAGGTGCTCGGCCGGTCCATCATCAGGCGAGAGGTGCCTTTGGCCTTGATGTCAATCGTAAGTGGATAGGCGGCGTCTTTCGGCGGAACAACGTTCAGTTTCACATACGGGTTAGCGATGTATCCCTGCCAGTCTACCAGTTCGACGCCGTAATCGTTGAGCGTTCTTCCGAAAATGTCAATGATCTTCGCCTCGCCGTTGGTTGAATCCGGTTTCACGGGCTCGGCCGCGGCCGGGAATGCACATAAGGAAAACAACAGCGCAAAGCTCAGCGCCATGGATAACCATTTTTTCATGTTCATTGCTCCTCATTTCATTTCTTATAAAATTGCTCTCTGGCATCCGAAATGCCTGAATGAAATTGGATCATAGCAGCGGCGCGAATCCGGCGGACATGCTCCATCGCTTCAAGCAGGTTATGTTCCCAATCCTTCCCCAGCACTCCAGCATCCCGGCAAATGGCGGCCGCCGCAACACTGCCTTGAGCCATAGCGACCAGCGCGCTTTCGATTCCCGTAATATTGCCAGCGACGTACAAGCCTTCTACTGGCGTCTGCATTTCCTCGTTGTGCAGCGGAATATGACCGCCCAGTTCCTCTGCATACACCAGAGGGCACCCAGCCACTGCGGCCAATTCCGCTAGCGGGGATAAGCCGCCGGCAAGGGCCACAAAGTCGACGTTCTCCTCCCGCTCGCTGCCTGGAATAATTTCGCCTCTCCCGGTTACATCAGCCAGCGTCACGGATTCCACGTGATGTTCGCCGTTAATGGATATCGCGGAAGTGCGGAGCCGTAAAGGAATATCCCATATTTTAAGCCCGCCCCGTGGATAAAAGCAGGATACCGCGCCAGCCAACCCAAAGCTCGCGCCCAACTTTCCTCCGATTCTC contains these protein-coding regions:
- a CDS encoding beta-L-arabinofuranosidase domain-containing protein; its protein translation is MVSVKEDESIVTKDMEMLYLGNLATVEFDLRLPLEGKYGSKINWTSGDSRFLHDDGTVTRPKYGIGKRTVPLRATFRYGDCIKEKVFEVTILEEKNQIRVSRIYPILLKEEKGRPFYLPTVAVVETTEGEIISHAVDWEQEEACIVNELGPIMFKGVLKDTAIPISAEVWIAAGQLERETMDTTPAVHGFPADAVALKDGTVFKAAQDRSLVFLRNVNDDQMLYNFRAAAGLDTRGAPEMTGWDSPDCLLRGHTTGHYLSALALCYAVSGDGDIKRKAEYMIASLEECQQAFAGRDGIHAGFLSGYTEEQFDQLEKFTRYPEIWAPYYTLHKIFAGLLDCYRHLGIRTALTIADQLGDWVYHRLNRLPNPVLKTMWGMYIAGEFGGMNESLAELYSITHKPEHLAAANLFDNDRLFVPLRAGIDALGGLHANQHIPQVIGALKIFQSTGEKVYYDMSRFFWEAVTGAHIYSIGGTGEGEMFRQPGRIGEYLSDRTAETCASYNMLKLTKELFVYHPATEYMDYYERTMFNHILASCDHQPTGGSTYFMPLAPGRTKSFDVAGNTCCHGNGLENHFKYSEAIYHYDESALYVNLLIPSTLHWRERQVKLALGAERYDPGKVTLRVEGTGAFTLKIRRPYWAGPDCGMEINGQPADMADDPEGYMCFRRDWQDGDEIKLFFDCRLRVETAPDRKELVSLAYGPYILAALSEESDYLRLQLREDALQESFTKETGPHGFAFRYAEDDLLFIPLANVFHERYHVYIERNTMLQ
- a CDS encoding LamG-like jellyroll fold domain-containing protein, whose amino-acid sequence is MKKWLSMALSFALLFSLCAFPAAAEPVKPDSTNGEAKIIDIFGRTLNDYGVELVDWQGYIANPYVKLNVVPPKDAAYPLTIDIKAKGTSRLMMDRPSTLSETGAAKTLTFQNTGESKHFLLEIHPDRIGGNGEIEHYTLELTVTDANGNVQKQTTPIRVWDQDDDREPSLPLKFDYRYDTIQPYFSDPSIRNASEQAIKDWFYFFDMEPFDTVPAISEVTRLPQDNFDGHISVTNNEPYNGMWIYLRGLNEPYSTGGASDNGKYHKRNGVTVPDRIHRSLLTILDFYDTATPFSSLDDEEWYLTEMSDTSTDVYGLIMHEFGHALAFSHSWRGMAAYKRSGGTSDNIVAYQGVPVPLDDTYHIPGEPQYWDRISGQNGGRTHLFHNKRWMLTKLTLLIAEKAGWKLNHTLTPFLSPAIKNTPVPNAKPGQNYELKLQAEGGVPFYDWNIAGGTLPEGLTLDRFTGKIEGKVSGEAKGSYRFTVQLRDYDEKSAPVQKEFTLNVGQGELAGSYLFDEEQAEDSGIALDYSGAGRDAAVYHASWTDGARGGGLGLNGSSSYMKLPDRMLKGAHDFTFSAWVNVAGSPDTSSSGNAANLRIFDFGTSPGKSMALSIEAGGTLRLTAPGPQGTGAVNVFGSGVTSGQWHHAAVTVSGSTAILYLDGDELARTSDVNPGSIRSFLNGANKYIGKSGTNEHYFAGSLDEIKLYSRALLAADIAALAADKPSPPVVEPPGPVNPNVAVEGNITASYVSPWESLVGLNDESEPTSSADRGHPIYGNWDTRGTEQWVQYDFDRPFTLSSSEVYWFADHDGIDLPASFYIQYWTGTDWVKVSNPSEYGVLPDQYNVTSFDPVTTTKIRLTMKAKATTSTGIQQWKVIGTSASE